The following coding sequences are from one Paenarthrobacter ureafaciens window:
- a CDS encoding class I SAM-dependent methyltransferase codes for MESAHYFSAQPAGPFTRKPLTVELAGAPRHLQTSTGIFSPDGIDKGTAVLLGEVPDPSPEGNLLDIGCGWGPIALTMALKSPSAQVHAVDVNERCIALTNENAASLGLGNVKASLPEDVPSDVEFDTIWSNPPIRIGKEELHRLLLTWLPRLAPGGNAWLVVQKNLGSDSLQRWLAGELDDSFAVSRESTSKSFRILRVRRASR; via the coding sequence ATGGAGTCTGCACACTATTTCAGCGCCCAACCGGCCGGACCGTTTACCCGCAAGCCCCTCACCGTGGAACTTGCAGGCGCACCCAGGCATCTGCAGACCTCCACAGGCATCTTCAGCCCGGACGGCATCGACAAAGGAACCGCTGTCCTCCTGGGCGAAGTGCCGGATCCTTCGCCCGAGGGGAACCTGCTGGATATCGGCTGCGGTTGGGGTCCCATTGCGCTGACCATGGCCCTGAAGTCGCCGTCGGCCCAAGTGCATGCGGTTGACGTCAATGAGCGCTGCATCGCGCTGACCAACGAGAACGCAGCATCGCTTGGCCTCGGGAACGTCAAGGCGAGCCTGCCGGAGGACGTGCCGTCCGACGTCGAATTCGACACCATCTGGTCCAACCCGCCGATCCGCATTGGCAAGGAAGAACTGCACCGGCTCCTGCTGACCTGGCTTCCGCGGTTGGCGCCGGGCGGCAACGCCTGGCTTGTGGTTCAAAAGAACCTTGGCTCGGATTCCCTGCAGCGCTGGCTGGCCGGCGAACTGGACGATTCCTTTGCGGTGTCCCGGGAAAGCACGTCCAAGTCCTTCAGGATCCTCAGGGTCAGGCGAGCGTCCCGCTAG
- the hflX gene encoding GTPase HflX yields MTTQKHSGSDSDAQDMSPEEIQAVIDRILSKDVPAGASGDTDAKGVLGKAQAISALEEEHSVYDGEQEDLAERRALRRTAGLSTELEDVTEVEYRQLRLERVVLAGLWTEGTLADAENSLRELAALAETAGSEVLDGIVQRRTKPDPGTFLGSGKAQELKAIVAATGADTVVVDTELSPSQRRGLEDIVKVKVVDRTTLILDIFAQHAKSREGKAQVELAQLEYLLPRLRGWGESMSRQAGGQVGGAGAGMGSRGPGETKIELDRRRIRTRMAKLRREIAAMKPARETKRANRRRNSVPSVAIAGYTNAGKSSLLNRLTDAGVLVENALFATLDPTVRKAQTPDGIGYTLADTVGFVRSLPTQLVEAFRSTLEEVADADLILHVVDASHPDPEGQIAAVRAVFSEVDARKVPEIIVLNKVDVADPFVVERLKQKEPRHAVVSTRTGQGIQELLETISQAIPRPGVRLELLIPYERGELINRLHSPDADILSIEHEENGTRVVAMVHEGLAAELESFVTNG; encoded by the coding sequence ATGACCACCCAGAAGCACTCCGGATCCGATTCCGACGCCCAGGACATGAGTCCTGAAGAAATCCAGGCCGTCATCGACCGGATTCTGTCCAAGGATGTACCCGCAGGCGCATCCGGGGATACCGACGCCAAAGGCGTCCTTGGCAAGGCCCAGGCGATCTCCGCGCTTGAGGAAGAGCACAGCGTTTACGACGGTGAGCAGGAAGACCTGGCCGAACGTCGGGCACTGCGTCGAACAGCAGGCCTTTCAACCGAACTCGAAGACGTCACCGAAGTTGAATACCGGCAGTTGCGCCTCGAGCGGGTGGTCCTCGCCGGACTGTGGACCGAAGGCACCTTGGCCGACGCCGAGAACTCGCTCCGTGAGCTGGCTGCGCTGGCAGAGACGGCAGGTTCGGAAGTCCTCGACGGAATCGTCCAACGCCGCACCAAGCCGGACCCCGGGACGTTCCTCGGCTCCGGAAAAGCCCAGGAACTGAAAGCTATTGTGGCGGCAACGGGCGCAGACACCGTTGTGGTAGACACCGAGCTCTCCCCATCACAGCGCCGAGGCCTTGAAGACATCGTGAAGGTCAAGGTAGTGGACCGCACGACGCTGATCCTGGATATCTTCGCCCAGCACGCCAAGAGCCGTGAAGGCAAGGCACAGGTGGAGCTTGCCCAGCTGGAGTACCTGCTCCCGCGGCTTCGTGGCTGGGGCGAATCGATGTCCCGCCAGGCCGGTGGCCAGGTGGGTGGCGCCGGGGCCGGTATGGGCTCCCGCGGCCCCGGTGAAACCAAGATCGAACTTGATCGCCGCCGGATCCGGACACGCATGGCCAAGTTGCGGCGGGAAATCGCCGCGATGAAGCCGGCGCGCGAGACCAAGCGCGCCAACCGCCGTCGTAATTCCGTGCCGTCGGTAGCAATTGCCGGCTACACGAACGCCGGCAAGTCCTCGCTGCTCAACCGACTGACAGACGCCGGCGTCCTGGTGGAGAACGCGCTGTTCGCCACGCTTGACCCCACTGTGCGGAAGGCGCAGACCCCGGACGGCATCGGGTACACCTTGGCGGACACCGTTGGGTTCGTCCGCTCCCTCCCGACGCAGTTGGTGGAAGCGTTCCGTTCCACGCTGGAAGAAGTGGCGGACGCGGACTTGATCCTGCACGTCGTCGACGCATCACACCCGGATCCTGAAGGCCAGATCGCTGCCGTTCGGGCCGTGTTCAGCGAGGTCGACGCCCGCAAGGTTCCGGAAATCATCGTCCTGAACAAGGTGGACGTAGCCGATCCGTTCGTGGTGGAGCGCCTGAAGCAGAAGGAGCCACGCCACGCGGTTGTTTCCACCCGTACGGGGCAGGGAATACAGGAGCTTCTGGAAACCATCAGCCAGGCCATCCCCCGGCCGGGGGTGCGTTTGGAGCTGCTCATTCCGTATGAGCGCGGCGAACTGATCAACAGGCTGCACAGCCCCGATGCCGATATCCTCAGCATCGAACACGAGGAAAACGGGACGCGGGTGGTGGCGATGGTCCACGAAGGCCTGGCCGCCGAGCTGGAGTCATTCGTCACCAATGGTTGA
- a CDS encoding ATP-dependent DNA helicase, producing MVEQVAAETAETAGERFTLELLEKAVAGLGGQSRPGQQEMAKHVTRAIESGEHLLVQAGTGTGKSLAYLIPLIAHSMDSNKPTLVSTATLALQTQIVGRDLPRLLETITPALARPVNVALVKGRANYVCLQKLEGGFPSEEPSEGQLFSLGEDTSVPHFAASVGGASSQLGKEVLRLREWAGKTATGDRDELMPGVTDRAWRQVSVTSMECLGAQKCPLAEECFSELARAKAAEADVVVTNHAMLAVSAFEGLAVLPEYDVVVVDEAHELQDRVTGAVSGQLSVAMVHAAASSARKHTAITVDALNAAADRLDLALVGVPSGLQPNGLNDELLDCLDQLRDATRAALSDSKTDSSNAVDGGRQLARSRLMLILELCERLLTAKENREVVWFSRNAAFDPQQGYSQPDDSAPALINVAPLSVAGRLREGLFADHTVVLTSATLAIGSAFEPAAGGLGLMGDGAPSWTGLDVGSPFDYPKQGVLYVAQHLPKPGRGTSPEALDELEDLIRASGGGALCLFSSRRAAEEAADAMRSRLDVDILCQGESTMAALVKQFSDEPDTCLFGTMSLWQGVDVPGGTCRLVVIDRIPFPRPDDPLMTARSRAVAQSGGNGFMAVSATHAAIRLAQGAGRLIRSTGDKGVVAVLDSRLSTERYGGFLRAALPPFWTTTDRKVVQGALGRLAKQDP from the coding sequence ATGGTTGAGCAGGTGGCGGCGGAGACCGCTGAAACGGCAGGGGAGAGGTTTACCCTCGAACTGCTGGAGAAGGCTGTTGCCGGTTTGGGTGGCCAGAGCCGTCCCGGGCAGCAGGAAATGGCAAAGCATGTGACCCGGGCCATCGAGTCCGGCGAGCATCTGCTGGTCCAGGCAGGGACGGGCACAGGCAAGTCGCTGGCCTACCTGATCCCGTTGATTGCCCATTCCATGGACAGCAACAAGCCGACCCTGGTTTCCACCGCCACTTTGGCCCTCCAGACCCAGATCGTGGGCAGGGATTTGCCCCGCCTGCTGGAGACTATCACTCCCGCCTTGGCGCGCCCGGTCAACGTGGCGCTCGTCAAAGGCCGGGCGAACTACGTTTGCCTGCAGAAGCTCGAGGGAGGGTTCCCCAGCGAGGAACCCTCCGAGGGCCAGCTTTTTTCGCTCGGAGAGGACACCAGCGTGCCGCACTTTGCGGCTTCGGTGGGCGGAGCGTCGTCGCAGCTGGGCAAGGAAGTCCTCCGTCTGCGGGAGTGGGCCGGCAAGACGGCCACAGGCGACCGGGATGAGCTCATGCCCGGCGTTACGGACAGGGCGTGGAGACAGGTTTCGGTCACGTCCATGGAATGCCTGGGGGCGCAGAAGTGTCCGCTCGCCGAGGAGTGCTTCAGCGAGTTGGCACGGGCCAAGGCGGCGGAGGCGGACGTCGTGGTCACCAATCACGCGATGCTTGCCGTCAGTGCTTTCGAGGGCCTGGCCGTGCTGCCCGAGTATGACGTCGTGGTGGTCGATGAGGCCCACGAACTGCAGGACCGGGTCACGGGAGCAGTATCCGGGCAGCTGTCGGTGGCCATGGTCCACGCCGCTGCGTCCAGTGCCCGCAAGCACACAGCCATTACCGTCGACGCCTTGAATGCCGCTGCGGACCGCTTGGATCTGGCGCTGGTGGGGGTTCCCAGCGGCTTGCAGCCGAACGGCTTGAACGACGAGCTGCTCGACTGCCTCGACCAGCTGCGGGACGCCACGCGCGCCGCGCTGTCCGATTCGAAAACGGACTCCTCCAACGCCGTCGACGGCGGACGGCAGCTTGCGCGGTCGCGCCTGATGCTCATCCTGGAACTCTGCGAGAGGCTGCTCACGGCGAAGGAAAACCGGGAAGTGGTCTGGTTCTCCAGGAACGCCGCTTTCGATCCGCAGCAGGGCTACTCCCAGCCCGATGACTCCGCACCTGCGCTCATCAACGTCGCACCGCTGAGCGTCGCAGGGCGTCTCCGTGAAGGACTGTTTGCCGATCACACAGTGGTGTTGACGTCCGCTACGCTCGCCATCGGCTCGGCCTTCGAACCGGCCGCCGGCGGATTGGGGCTGATGGGTGACGGCGCGCCCAGCTGGACAGGGCTGGACGTCGGGTCCCCCTTCGACTACCCCAAGCAGGGTGTCTTGTATGTCGCCCAGCACCTGCCGAAGCCGGGCAGGGGCACGTCGCCGGAAGCCCTGGACGAACTCGAAGACCTCATTCGGGCATCCGGTGGGGGAGCGCTGTGCCTTTTCTCCTCGCGGCGCGCGGCGGAAGAAGCGGCTGATGCCATGCGGTCGCGTTTGGATGTGGACATCCTGTGCCAGGGAGAATCCACCATGGCGGCGCTTGTGAAGCAATTCTCCGATGAACCGGACACCTGTCTCTTCGGCACCATGTCCCTGTGGCAGGGAGTGGATGTTCCGGGTGGTACCTGCCGCCTGGTTGTCATCGACCGCATCCCCTTCCCGCGGCCGGACGATCCGCTCATGACCGCACGCTCCCGGGCGGTGGCACAGTCCGGTGGTAACGGATTCATGGCGGTCTCAGCAACGCATGCGGCCATTAGGTTGGCGCAGGGCGCCGGGCGCCTTATCCGGTCGACAGGGGACAAAGGCGTGGTTGCCGTTCTTGACTCCCGGCTCTCCACGGAAAGGTACGGAGGCTTCCTGCGTGCCGCACTCCCGCCATTCTGGACGACGACGGACCGCAAGGTAGTGCAGGGAGCTTTGGGGCGGTTGGCGAAGCAGGACCCCTAG
- the lexA gene encoding transcriptional repressor LexA: MAAKATGGRASLRSQQAPKAPKSLTVRQKKILETIQRSVNDNGYPPSMREIGDTVGLASLSSVTHQLSQLEKLGYLRRDPKRPRAMEVLMPLTLDSGAGIPGVEAPGTLLSSGGMDVTALATASDTAMVPLVGRIAAGGPILADQSVEDVVPLPRQLVGHGELFMLKVAGDSMIDAAICDGDWVVVRRQNDAVNGDIVAALLDDEATVKTFRQRDGHTWLLPQNTQYEPILGDQATIMGKVVSVLRSL; the protein is encoded by the coding sequence ATGGCAGCAAAAGCCACAGGAGGCAGGGCATCCCTGCGCAGCCAACAGGCCCCCAAAGCCCCCAAGAGCCTCACCGTCCGGCAGAAGAAAATCCTCGAGACCATCCAGCGGTCGGTCAATGACAACGGGTATCCACCCAGCATGCGCGAGATCGGGGATACCGTCGGCCTCGCCAGTCTCTCCAGCGTTACCCATCAGCTATCCCAGCTGGAGAAGCTTGGTTACCTCCGCCGTGATCCCAAGCGACCGCGTGCCATGGAAGTCCTCATGCCCCTGACGTTGGACAGCGGCGCCGGCATTCCCGGGGTGGAGGCTCCCGGCACACTGCTCAGCAGCGGCGGCATGGATGTCACCGCGCTGGCAACTGCCAGTGACACCGCCATGGTGCCCTTGGTAGGACGGATCGCGGCCGGCGGCCCTATCCTCGCCGATCAATCCGTCGAGGACGTCGTCCCGCTCCCCCGGCAATTGGTTGGCCACGGCGAACTGTTCATGCTCAAAGTCGCTGGTGACTCGATGATCGATGCCGCGATCTGCGACGGCGACTGGGTGGTGGTCCGCCGTCAGAACGACGCCGTCAACGGCGACATCGTGGCCGCCCTCCTTGATGACGAAGCGACCGTCAAGACCTTCCGCCAGCGCGACGGGCACACCTGGCTGCTCCCCCAAAACACCCAGTACGAACCCATCCTCGGCGATCAAGCCACCATCATGGGCAAGGTCGTTTCGGTGCTGCGCTCCCTCTAG
- a CDS encoding LysM peptidoglycan-binding domain-containing protein: MSAVTFHDFRSIPAPARIRLTRRGRMVFFGIPAMLLVAALLSLAGFLNSPAKASDSQAQLQPPVAVSVTVQPGQSLWGIAGAAAPERDPRDVIAEIIELNDLRGGRIQPGQQLFVPAG; the protein is encoded by the coding sequence ATGTCCGCTGTTACGTTCCACGATTTCCGCTCCATCCCCGCCCCGGCGCGCATCAGGCTGACGCGGCGCGGCAGGATGGTCTTCTTCGGCATTCCCGCAATGCTCCTCGTTGCCGCCCTCCTCAGCCTGGCGGGCTTCCTCAACTCGCCGGCAAAGGCATCGGACAGCCAGGCGCAGCTTCAGCCTCCTGTCGCAGTGAGCGTGACCGTCCAGCCGGGTCAGTCCCTCTGGGGAATCGCGGGAGCTGCTGCGCCGGAACGTGACCCCCGCGACGTGATTGCGGAAATCATCGAGCTCAATGATCTCCGCGGAGGCCGTATCCAGCCCGGCCAGCAGCTGTTCGTCCCTGCCGGCTAG
- a CDS encoding histidinol-phosphate transaminase — protein MTDQLERLDRLPLRTNLRGLSPYGAPQLDVPILLNVNENTHGVPADVQAAITEAVAAAATGLNRYPDREFTELREALAEYLGHGLTPGNIWAANGSNEVLQQILQAFGGPGRKALGFPPTYSMYPLLASGTDTEYVLGVRADDYGLDAASAARQVAETGANIVFLCSPNNPTGTGLGLDVVEAVYEAGEASQAIVIVDEAYHEFAHDNTPSALTLLPGRERLIVSRTMSKAFALAGARLGYMAAAPEVTDAIRLVRLPYHLSAVTQATALAALRHREALMADVEDIKVQRDRIVTELLRMGLKPAASDSNYVFFGGLENPHEVWQGLLDAGVLIRDVGIPGHLRVTAGTEAETTAFLEALESLLESK, from the coding sequence GTGACTGACCAGCTTGAGCGACTCGACCGACTTCCCCTCCGGACCAACCTGCGTGGACTAAGCCCCTATGGCGCTCCGCAGCTTGATGTCCCGATTTTGCTCAACGTGAACGAAAACACCCATGGTGTTCCTGCCGATGTTCAGGCGGCCATCACCGAAGCCGTCGCGGCGGCGGCCACCGGGCTCAATCGCTACCCGGACCGTGAATTCACCGAACTCCGGGAAGCGCTGGCAGAGTACCTCGGCCATGGACTTACTCCCGGCAACATCTGGGCGGCCAACGGCTCAAACGAAGTTCTGCAGCAGATACTCCAGGCCTTCGGGGGCCCCGGCCGTAAAGCGTTGGGCTTCCCGCCCACGTATTCCATGTATCCGTTGCTTGCCAGCGGAACCGATACCGAATACGTCCTCGGTGTCCGGGCGGATGACTACGGTCTGGATGCAGCCTCAGCGGCCAGGCAGGTCGCCGAAACCGGCGCCAACATCGTCTTCCTTTGCTCCCCGAACAACCCGACGGGTACCGGCCTTGGGCTGGACGTCGTGGAGGCCGTCTATGAAGCGGGTGAAGCCAGCCAGGCAATCGTGATCGTGGACGAGGCCTATCACGAGTTCGCCCACGACAACACCCCGAGCGCCTTGACCCTGTTGCCCGGGAGGGAGCGCTTGATCGTCTCCCGGACCATGAGCAAGGCTTTCGCTCTTGCCGGAGCCCGGTTGGGTTACATGGCAGCTGCTCCCGAGGTGACCGATGCGATCAGGCTTGTCCGCTTGCCCTACCACCTCTCTGCCGTCACGCAGGCTACTGCCCTCGCCGCTCTGCGTCACCGCGAGGCCCTGATGGCCGACGTCGAGGATATCAAGGTGCAGCGGGACCGGATCGTGACAGAGCTCCTTCGAATGGGCCTCAAGCCCGCGGCGTCGGACTCCAACTATGTGTTCTTCGGCGGCTTGGAGAACCCGCACGAGGTATGGCAGGGCTTGCTTGATGCCGGCGTGCTGATCCGGGACGTCGGTATCCCCGGCCACCTGCGCGTCACGGCCGGGACCGAGGCGGAAACCACGGCCTTCCTGGAAGCGCTGGAGTCCCTTCTGGAATCCAAGTAG
- the hisB gene encoding imidazoleglycerol-phosphate dehydratase HisB translates to MSETGSTPSAARTARMERTTSESSVLVEINLDGSGVSDISTSVPFYDHMLTALCKHSLIDMTVKATGDTHIDAHHTVEDVAITFGEVLRTALGNKAGIRRFGEATVPLDEALAHAVVDVSGRPYLVHGGEPAGQEYHLIGGHFTGSLTRHVFEAITLHAGICLHMNVLAGRDPHHIVEAQFKAFARALRAAVESDPRVEGIPSTKGAL, encoded by the coding sequence ATGAGCGAAACCGGTTCAACGCCGTCCGCTGCCCGTACCGCGCGCATGGAGCGCACCACCAGCGAATCCTCCGTGCTGGTGGAGATCAACCTCGACGGCTCCGGCGTCTCCGATATCAGCACATCGGTGCCGTTCTACGACCACATGCTAACGGCGTTGTGCAAGCACTCGCTCATCGACATGACCGTGAAGGCTACGGGCGATACCCACATTGATGCCCACCACACGGTGGAAGACGTGGCTATCACTTTCGGAGAGGTCCTGCGCACGGCCTTGGGCAACAAGGCCGGAATCCGTCGTTTCGGCGAAGCCACCGTTCCCCTCGATGAAGCGCTGGCGCACGCGGTCGTGGATGTGTCCGGCAGGCCCTACCTCGTCCACGGCGGCGAGCCGGCCGGGCAGGAATACCACTTGATCGGCGGACACTTCACTGGATCCCTGACACGTCACGTCTTCGAGGCCATCACTCTCCACGCCGGCATCTGCCTCCACATGAACGTCCTGGCCGGTCGGGATCCCCACCACATCGTGGAGGCCCAGTTCAAGGCCTTCGCCCGCGCGCTGCGTGCCGCCGTTGAGTCCGATCCGCGCGTGGAGGGCATACCCTCCACGAAGGGAGCACTATGA
- the hisH gene encoding imidazole glycerol phosphate synthase subunit HisH gives MSNQILKDGAVADASATAKPESPEGKPTVTVLDYGSGNVRSAVRALERAGAHVILSSKPEDVLNADGLVVPGVGAFETVMKELKAVDGIRMIGRRVAGGRPVLGICVGLQVLFEAGVEHGTESEGMGEWPGKVELLPAPVVPHMGWNTVDVPEGSRLFDGVEGERFYFVHSYGVQEWNFDVVQPRMAPPKVTWAEHGARFIAAVENGPLCATQFHPEKSGDAGARLLRNWVDGLRKPQAESTAPAGSDGSEGAA, from the coding sequence ATGAGCAACCAGATCCTCAAGGACGGAGCCGTAGCCGATGCCTCGGCTACGGCCAAGCCGGAGTCTCCCGAGGGTAAACCGACAGTTACGGTACTGGACTACGGTTCCGGTAACGTGCGCTCGGCCGTGCGTGCACTCGAACGCGCCGGAGCGCATGTGATCCTCAGCTCCAAGCCGGAAGATGTCCTTAATGCCGACGGCCTGGTGGTCCCCGGTGTGGGTGCCTTCGAAACCGTCATGAAGGAATTGAAGGCCGTTGACGGTATCCGCATGATCGGCCGTCGTGTGGCAGGCGGACGTCCCGTGCTGGGCATTTGCGTTGGCCTCCAGGTCCTGTTCGAGGCAGGCGTGGAGCACGGCACCGAATCCGAAGGCATGGGCGAGTGGCCGGGCAAGGTGGAACTCCTCCCGGCCCCGGTTGTTCCGCACATGGGATGGAACACTGTGGATGTGCCCGAGGGGTCCAGGCTTTTTGACGGCGTGGAAGGCGAACGTTTCTACTTCGTCCACTCCTACGGCGTCCAGGAATGGAACTTCGACGTCGTCCAGCCGCGGATGGCACCACCGAAGGTGACGTGGGCCGAACACGGTGCCCGCTTCATTGCCGCCGTGGAGAACGGGCCGCTGTGCGCTACGCAGTTCCACCCGGAGAAGTCCGGCGACGCCGGGGCACGGTTGCTGCGCAACTGGGTGGACGGCCTGAGGAAGCCGCAGGCCGAAAGCACCGCGCCCGCGGGCAGCGACGGATCCGAAGGCGCCGCCTGA
- the priA gene encoding bifunctional 1-(5-phosphoribosyl)-5-((5-phosphoribosylamino)methylideneamino)imidazole-4-carboxamide isomerase/phosphoribosylanthranilate isomerase PriA encodes MTSSTQPVLELLPAVDIVDGQAVRLLQGEAGSETSYGTPLEAALNWQEAGAEWVHMVDLDAAFGRGNNADLISEVVSQLTVKVELSGGLRDDESLERALGLGVARVNLGTAALENPEWTRRAIERFGDKIAVGLDVRGTTLAGRGWTKEGGDLWEVLGRLEDAGCARYVVTDVTKDGTLQGPNVDLLRRMVEKTGKPVVASGGISSLEDLRVLRELVPLGVEGAIVGKALYAGAFTLPEALDVAGRR; translated from the coding sequence ATGACTTCCTCCACCCAGCCCGTACTGGAACTCCTGCCCGCCGTCGACATCGTCGACGGCCAGGCGGTCCGCCTCCTCCAAGGCGAAGCAGGATCCGAAACCAGCTACGGAACGCCGCTGGAAGCTGCCCTGAACTGGCAGGAAGCCGGCGCCGAATGGGTTCACATGGTGGACCTGGATGCCGCGTTCGGACGCGGGAACAACGCCGACCTCATCAGCGAGGTTGTCTCGCAGTTGACGGTAAAGGTGGAACTGTCCGGCGGCCTGCGTGACGACGAATCGCTGGAACGGGCACTCGGCCTCGGAGTGGCCCGGGTCAACCTCGGCACGGCCGCCCTTGAGAACCCGGAGTGGACCCGCCGCGCCATTGAGCGCTTCGGCGACAAGATCGCCGTCGGACTTGATGTCCGCGGAACCACCCTTGCAGGCCGCGGCTGGACCAAAGAGGGCGGTGACCTCTGGGAGGTACTGGGCCGACTGGAAGATGCCGGCTGCGCGCGCTACGTAGTGACCGATGTCACCAAGGACGGCACCTTGCAGGGCCCCAACGTCGACCTCCTGCGCCGAATGGTGGAAAAGACCGGCAAACCGGTGGTTGCCTCGGGCGGCATTTCCAGCCTGGAGGACCTCCGGGTCCTCCGAGAATTGGTCCCGCTGGGCGTTGAGGGCGCGATCGTGGGTAAGGCTCTGTACGCCGGCGCCTTCACCCTGCCCGAAGCCCTGGACGTTGCCGGCCGCCGCTGA
- a CDS encoding SseB family protein — MPENQAPRRELPGHIAAALAGAGGATDSAGQPWAGRSLSGDAAKIHNFEDDDGSADAGYLAAVRSLLDGSGSEAAVVASLATARVFVPVVATLAEEAEGVDGLHADKQADMALVTLRAPDGRTAMPVFTSSAALEKWHAGARPVAVYAARAALSAVSEDAQLLVLDPGSEFTFVVRRPAVWALAQQRDWTPSYQDDQLESALASSAAAFPAVRGLETRPGAGVASFTADGRQVAGGGAGPELRVVLYLEDGLDAAAVQSLVAGLNEAWANLESFAEGVDSIEVKLQRAAQKPGLH, encoded by the coding sequence ATGCCGGAAAACCAAGCACCCCGACGCGAACTGCCGGGCCACATCGCCGCGGCACTGGCAGGTGCCGGGGGAGCGACTGATTCCGCAGGGCAACCGTGGGCCGGGCGCAGCCTGAGCGGGGACGCCGCGAAAATCCACAACTTCGAGGACGACGACGGATCAGCCGACGCCGGCTACCTTGCCGCTGTCCGGTCCCTTCTTGACGGTTCGGGCAGCGAGGCGGCCGTCGTTGCATCGCTCGCGACCGCGAGGGTCTTCGTTCCGGTGGTCGCCACGCTCGCCGAGGAAGCTGAAGGGGTGGATGGCCTCCACGCCGACAAGCAGGCCGACATGGCGTTGGTCACCCTCAGGGCGCCGGACGGGCGCACGGCAATGCCCGTGTTCACCTCGTCCGCTGCACTCGAGAAGTGGCATGCGGGGGCACGGCCGGTAGCTGTCTACGCTGCCCGTGCTGCCCTTTCCGCAGTTTCCGAGGATGCCCAGTTGCTGGTCCTGGATCCCGGGTCGGAGTTCACGTTCGTGGTCCGCCGTCCGGCCGTGTGGGCGTTGGCGCAGCAGCGGGACTGGACGCCGTCGTACCAGGATGATCAACTGGAGTCGGCTCTCGCTTCTTCTGCGGCCGCTTTCCCGGCTGTCCGGGGCCTGGAGACCCGGCCCGGTGCCGGAGTCGCCTCATTCACGGCGGACGGACGCCAGGTTGCCGGCGGCGGTGCCGGCCCCGAACTTCGCGTCGTGCTGTACCTCGAGGACGGACTTGACGCAGCGGCCGTGCAGTCCTTGGTGGCCGGATTGAACGAAGCGTGGGCCAACCTGGAATCATTCGCCGAAGGCGTCGATTCCATAGAAGTTAAACTGCAGCGCGCGGCGCAGAAGCCCGGGCTGCACTAA